In the genome of candidate division WOR-3 bacterium, the window GTCGGACTGGCCGCGACTAAGACGTTGCTGGCTTCATCCGGATTGAGGAAGCTTGGCAGCGCGATCGAGACCCGGTAGAGTAGACCGAGTGCAATAACCGCCAGTGCGACAAGGTCGGTGTGACGCTGAAACCAGGCTTCGGCCCTGCTGACTACTGTGGACCGGCGCGGTTGCGCGTCGAATGGCTGCGGGTCCATCAGCGGGGAGGTTTCGATGCGCCATGTTACCGGCTGCACTTTCGGTGTCAACAGCCCGGACTGCAGCACTGGCCCTTGCCGGACTGGGTACGGTGGTGCGCTGCCAGCACTGCGTCACCAGTACGCCCCACATGCATCGCTAGGCTTCTCTTCGCCGAGATTACTACACAGCTGCGTCTGCTTGACTGAATAGAGGCGGGCGATATGATGAGCGACGGATGGCTGCGTCGTCTGATTTCTCAGCCCAGGTCCTTGATTTGGGCCCAGAAGCAATTGACCGGCTAGAGGTCGAGCGGCTGCGCCGGGTACTTTCTGCCAAAGAGCCGGGATCAGACCTGCTTGGACTGTCGGACGTGGAGCTATTGGTCAGACTAGGGTTGCTCGTGGCCGCACCGTCGCTGAGGCCGACCGTGGCCGGCTTGCTTTTTGTGGGTACCGGGGAAGCGATCAGGCGTGCCGTTCCCGGGCACGAGGCGATCTACCTGCACATGCGCAATCAGACCGAGTACGACCGCCGTGTTGACTCACACAGTCCGCTGCTTGCGCTGCTGGAGCAGTTCAGTCAGGCAATCGAACCGCACAACCGCATCTTCCGGCTAAAACTGGGCATGTTTCATTTCGAGATTCCGGATTTTCCCCAGGAGGTCTATCGCGAGGCGCTGCTTAATGCACTGGTTCATCGCGACTACGGACGGAACAATCCGGTGTACCTGCGTCAGTTTCCAGACCGTATCGAGGTTTCCAGTCCGGGCGGCTTTTTCGGCGGCGTGACCGCCGAGAACGTTCTCGGTCATGAGCCGGTTACCCGCAACCGGCTGCTCGCCGAAGTACTACAGCGATTGCGCCTTGTTGAACGGGCCGGGGTTGGAGTCAAGCGCATGTTCCACATTATGCTGTCCTTTGGCAAGGAGCCGCCAAGCTATGAGGCAACTTCGGACTTTGTCCGCGTGATTCTCCGGAGCGGTCGAACCGAAGCCGGCACGACAGTGGATGAGACATTCGCCCGGTTTGTGGCCGATGAGCAGAAAGAGGGCCGCGAGCTGGGACTTTATGACCTTCTTGTGCTGACTTTTCTGAAGCGTAACCGCGAGATTGACCAGGCTGAGGCCCAGCGCATCCTGCAGCGGGGCGAGAACGAGGCCCGTGAAGTTCTGAACTCGATGGCCGTGCGGGGTCTGCTGGAGCCTTTCGGCCAGAAAAAAGGCCGGGTTTACCGACTGTCAAAGAAGGTCTACGCCAGTCTGCGTCAGAGCGTCGGGTACCAGATATTCCGCCGGGCCGAGACCGCGTACGCTGAGAACACGATTCTTACCTACTTGGACGAGATGCCCGAGGACAAACGGTTTGTCACAAACGAGATCGTCCGCACGCTGTTGCGGGTCAGCCCGCATCAAGCCGGTTACATTCTTGCCAATCTTGTGAAGAAGGGTCAGCTTGTGCTGCGCGGACGGAGCCGTTCAGCCAAATACTACAAGACCAACCAGCTTTCTGCCTTTTGAAGCTGGTCAGACCAAACTTTGCTAGCGGACATTGGTTTCGACGTCGGTCCAGGGGTGAATCCAGTTGTCTTCGTCGTATAACCCCGGGACGATGTAGTACTTGCCATTTTCTTTCCTGACCCTGAACTCCAGCCGGTGCGCGTCGCCGTCGCCGAAGATGATTTCTGCCGTCACCTTCGTTCCTTTAACTTTGGTAATCTCGAAGTCCTGCGGGCTGTAAGCATTGACCCGGTAGTCG includes:
- a CDS encoding ATP-binding protein; the protein is MAASSDFSAQVLDLGPEAIDRLEVERLRRVLSAKEPGSDLLGLSDVELLVRLGLLVAAPSLRPTVAGLLFVGTGEAIRRAVPGHEAIYLHMRNQTEYDRRVDSHSPLLALLEQFSQAIEPHNRIFRLKLGMFHFEIPDFPQEVYREALLNALVHRDYGRNNPVYLRQFPDRIEVSSPGGFFGGVTAENVLGHEPVTRNRLLAEVLQRLRLVERAGVGVKRMFHIMLSFGKEPPSYEATSDFVRVILRSGRTEAGTTVDETFARFVADEQKEGRELGLYDLLVLTFLKRNREIDQAEAQRILQRGENEAREVLNSMAVRGLLEPFGQKKGRVYRLSKKVYASLRQSVGYQIFRRAETAYAENTILTYLDEMPEDKRFVTNEIVRTLLRVSPHQAGYILANLVKKGQLVLRGRSRSAKYYKTNQLSAF